A section of the Labrus bergylta chromosome 21, fLabBer1.1, whole genome shotgun sequence genome encodes:
- the pdk2a gene encoding pyruvate dehydrogenase (acetyl-transferring) kinase isozyme 2, mitochondrial produces the protein MKFVRFIMKNAALASVPKHIEHFSKFSPSPLSMKQFLDFGSINACEKTSFVFLRQELPVRLSNIMKEINLLPNRLLTTSSVQMVQSWYIQSLMEILEFLDRNPDDHKVLGEFVDTLVTIRNRHNDVVPTMAQGIIEYKEAFQQDPVTNQNIQYFLDRFYMSRISIRMLINQHTLIFDGTTNPVHPNTIGSIDPHCHVGDVVQDAFHSAKMLCDQYYLRSPDLVLKEMSSDKKSLPLSIVYIPSHLYHMLFELFKNAMRATIETHDDSNNLPPVHVLVSLGGEDMSIKVSDKGGGVPFRRIENLFSYMFSTAPAPQIGEYSRPPLAGFGYGLPISRLYAKYFQGDLQLYSMEGHGTDAVIYLKALSTDSIERLPVYNKTALKNYKVSQEADDWCIPSKEPLDLRNFKVSK, from the exons ATGAAGTTCGTTAGGTTCATTATGAAAAACGCCGCTTTGGCCAGTGTGCCCAAACATATCGAACACTTCTCTAAATTTTCTCCTTCGCCGCTCTCCATGAAGCAATTCCTGGATTTCG GCTCCATAAACGCCTGTGAGAAGACctcctttgtgtttttgagaCAGGAGCTGCCTGTCAGACTTTCAAACATCATGAAGGAAATAAACCTGCTGCCTAACCGACTTCTCACAACGTCGTCCGTGCAAATGGTGCAGAGCTG gtaCATCCAGAGTTTAATGGAGATCCTTGAATTCCTCGACAGGAATCCAGATGACCACAAAGTCCTGGGAGA GTTTGTTGACACCCTGGTTACGATCAGAAATAGGCACAACGACGTCGTACCCACCATGGCCCAGGGTATCATTGAATACAAAGAGGCCTTCCAACAGGACCCGGTCACCAACCAGAACATCCAGTACTTTCTGGACCGCTTCTACATGAGCCGGATCTCTATCCGCATGCTCATCAACCAGCACA ctctcattTTTGACGGCACTACAAACCCTGTTCACCCAAACACCATTGGAAGCATTGACCCTCACTGTCACGTCGGGGATGTAGTCCAAG ATGCCTTCCACAGTGCAAAGATGCTGTGTGACCAGTACTACCTCCGCTCCCCTGACCTCGTACTAAAGGAGATGAGCA GTGATAAGAAGAGCCTCCCATTAAGCATCGTTTACATCCCCTCTCACCTTTATCACATGCTGTTTGAGCTCTTCAAG AATGCCATGAGAGCAACGATAGAGACCCACGACGACAGCAACAACCTTCCACCTGTTCACGTCCTGGTGTCTCTCGGGGGCGAGGACATGTCAATCAAG gTGAGCGACAAGGGAGGCGGTGTCCCCTTTCGGAGGATTGAGAACCTTTTCAGCTACATGTTCTCCACCGCTCCCGCTCCGCAGATAGGAGAATACTCACGGCCTCCTCTG GCTGGCTTCGGCTACGGGCTGCCCATCTCTCGACTGTACGCCAAGTACTTCCAGGGAGACCTGCAGCTCTATTCCATGGAGGGCCACGGCACAGACGCTGTCATCTACTTGAAG GcgctgtccacagactccatcgAGAGGCTGCCGGTGTACAACAAAACCGCTCTGAAGAACTACAAAGTGAGCCAAGAGGCTGACGACTGGTGCATACCCAGCAAAGAGCCCCTGGACCTGAGAAACTTTAAGGTGTCCAAGTGA